One part of the Halostagnicola larsenii XH-48 genome encodes these proteins:
- a CDS encoding acyl-CoA dehydrogenase family protein, whose protein sequence is MELTNEQLLIRDTVRDFVESEVIEGVSEADRDQRFPESVWDGLAELDLTGLTVPAEYGGIDVDQLTYSIVNEELAAGHLAVATALSVHCLATSCIRTFGSESHKERWLPEMADGRPVGAFALSEPHAGSNPAAMTTEARLERQVGTDGGDEYVINGTKQWITNGERCGVIVLFAKTDRDDPETITQFLVPKGTDGLTVGKKEDKLGLRASDTTTLLFEDVRIPAENRLTDVGDGLQAAFSILTGGRIAIASQAVGVARAALEDAIAYANEREQFGEPIIEHQAIGQKLADMQTNVQVARLLARDAARKNEDGVDSMAASMAKYFASETAVDVAGEAIQVHGGYGYTTDFDVERYYRDAKITTIYEGTSEIQKKIIARHLKN, encoded by the coding sequence ATGGAACTCACGAACGAACAACTGCTCATCAGAGACACCGTCCGCGATTTCGTCGAATCGGAGGTCATCGAGGGGGTCTCGGAGGCGGACCGCGACCAGCGGTTTCCCGAATCCGTCTGGGACGGTCTGGCGGAACTCGATCTGACCGGGCTGACCGTGCCGGCGGAGTACGGCGGGATCGACGTCGATCAACTCACCTACAGCATCGTCAACGAAGAACTCGCCGCAGGTCATCTCGCGGTCGCGACGGCTCTGTCCGTTCACTGCCTCGCGACCTCATGCATCCGCACGTTCGGGTCGGAGTCGCACAAAGAGCGGTGGCTCCCGGAAATGGCCGACGGCCGCCCAGTCGGTGCATTCGCGTTGTCCGAACCCCACGCCGGTTCGAACCCCGCAGCGATGACGACGGAGGCCAGACTCGAGCGACAGGTCGGCACCGACGGGGGCGACGAGTACGTTATCAACGGCACGAAACAGTGGATCACGAACGGCGAGCGCTGTGGCGTCATCGTGCTGTTCGCGAAGACCGATCGAGACGATCCGGAGACGATCACCCAGTTTCTCGTGCCGAAAGGGACGGACGGACTCACGGTCGGCAAGAAAGAGGACAAACTCGGCCTTCGTGCGAGCGATACGACGACGCTGCTCTTCGAAGACGTCCGTATCCCTGCAGAAAACCGTCTCACGGACGTCGGCGACGGATTACAAGCCGCCTTCTCGATTCTCACCGGTGGCCGTATCGCGATCGCTAGTCAAGCCGTCGGCGTCGCACGGGCCGCCCTCGAGGACGCTATCGCGTACGCGAACGAGCGCGAACAGTTCGGCGAGCCGATCATCGAACACCAGGCGATCGGCCAAAAACTCGCAGACATGCAGACGAACGTCCAGGTTGCCCGATTGCTCGCTCGAGACGCCGCGCGAAAGAACGAGGACGGCGTCGACTCGATGGCCGCGAGTATGGCGAAGTATTTCGCGAGCGAGACGGCGGTCGACGTCGCCGGCGAGGCGATTCAGGTCCACGGGGGGTACGGCTACACGACGGACTTCGATGTCGAGCGCTACTACCGGGACGCGAAGATAACCACGATCTACGAGGGGACCTCCGAGATTCAAAAGAAGATCATCGCTCGCCACTTGAAAAACTGA